In Leptospira saintgironsiae, one genomic interval encodes:
- the argJ gene encoding bifunctional glutamate N-acetyltransferase/amino-acid acetyltransferase ArgJ: MDYPKGFFSFGTNIGIKDKTKDFGVIYSEKPCKAAAVFTKNNFPGAPVIVGKEHIRDGVLQAVVINSKNSNVATGEKGISNSRQICSEIAKSLGIAETSVLPSSTGVIGVPLPMQVILPACAQAKSNLKPGNLDEVAEAIMTTDTRRKISTRKIKSSNGEAVIFGMAKGAGMIEPNMATMLSYILTDALIEGEVYPILKDCVDLSFNCITIDSDTSTSDTVALLSNGLAGSVDPKEFKSALLEICTDLAKEVARDGEGATKLIEVRIKKSKDESQARKIGKSILNSPLIKTAIYGGDPNWGRLVMAVGKVFDEPIPFDSLEIYFGGLPVKGADSGTLKKLSEYLKKNSEIFVDVVLNTGNKEMVFWGCDLTEGYVKENAYYTT, encoded by the coding sequence ATGGATTATCCTAAGGGTTTTTTTTCATTCGGTACAAACATAGGGATCAAAGACAAAACAAAAGATTTCGGAGTGATCTATTCCGAAAAACCCTGCAAGGCAGCCGCGGTATTTACTAAAAATAATTTTCCGGGCGCTCCAGTCATCGTAGGCAAAGAACATATACGTGATGGAGTCTTGCAAGCTGTAGTTATTAATTCTAAAAACTCAAATGTTGCTACTGGAGAAAAAGGAATTTCAAACTCCAGACAAATCTGTTCAGAGATCGCAAAGTCTCTTGGTATCGCGGAAACTTCTGTGTTACCTTCTTCTACAGGAGTGATTGGAGTTCCGCTTCCTATGCAGGTAATTCTTCCTGCATGTGCACAGGCAAAATCAAATTTAAAACCTGGCAATCTAGACGAAGTGGCAGAAGCAATCATGACCACTGATACTCGCAGAAAAATTTCCACAAGAAAGATCAAATCTTCTAATGGAGAAGCTGTTATCTTTGGAATGGCAAAGGGAGCAGGAATGATAGAGCCTAATATGGCGACTATGCTTTCTTATATTCTAACAGACGCTCTGATAGAGGGAGAAGTTTATCCAATCTTAAAAGATTGTGTGGACTTAAGTTTTAATTGTATCACAATAGATTCGGATACTTCTACATCTGATACCGTCGCTTTACTTAGTAATGGACTTGCAGGTTCTGTAGATCCTAAAGAATTCAAATCAGCACTTTTAGAAATTTGTACTGATCTTGCAAAAGAAGTAGCAAGAGATGGAGAAGGCGCGACCAAATTAATCGAAGTCCGTATCAAAAAATCCAAGGACGAGTCTCAAGCTAGAAAAATAGGTAAATCTATACTAAATTCTCCATTGATCAAAACTGCAATTTACGGTGGAGACCCGAATTGGGGAAGATTAGTCATGGCTGTGGGTAAAGTTTTTGATGAGCCTATCCCATTTGACTCTTTGGAAATTTATTTCGGAGGACTTCCTGTCAAGGGTGCAGATTCCGGAACTCTCAAAAAATTATCGGAGTATCTAAAAAAGAATTCCGAGATCTTCGTCGATGTGGTATTGAATACCGGAAACAAAGAGATGGTGTTCTGGGGATGCGACCTGACCGAAGGTTACGTGAAGGAAAACGCATACTACACAACCTAA